ggagaaggggacgacagaggataagatggctggatggcatcaccgacttgatggactcaagtttgagtgaactccgggagttggtgatggacagggaggcctggcatgctgcgattcatggggtcgcaaagagtcagacatgactgagcgactgaactgaactgaactgagtataatTTATCAGAGACAAGGACAGCATGTGGGAAAAAGTGGTGAGGAAAATGCTCTTCTGGGGCTGAAGGAAGGGAAACGGGtatgggagaaaaaggaaaggaaggaagttaTCTTAATATATTCTGACAGTGTGACAAGGGATGGTTTCCCTAATGGGGACCATTTCTATGCATCCTGACTGTGtgaatagaaaaatgtaaaaaaggtaGTAATACCAGAATCAACCTAAATAAGCAAATCAGTTAAGAAAACCATTCTGAATTCAATGTTAATCAATAAAATGCAAGTTTAAACCAATTAAGACATTAGACATTCTAATGTATGCCCAAAAGGgtaaccaaaaaattaaaaatctagtatTACCAAGTGTAAGTGAAGACTTGAGGGATGCTCACAGCCAGCCTGATAGCACAAGTCTACTGGAGTCGGACTTGGCAACATCTAGTCAGGTGGAAGCAGTCCATCCCAGAGATTGTCACGTGTACAAGATGTGTGCAGGACTCTTCTGCAGCACTCTTGGTAGTAGCAAGGATGTATTTGGAACACCAAATGTTTGTTAAGAAAGAATTagataaaatattacataaataatGTCACTTccataaaagatgaaaataccAAAAAGTACTATATCTTAACTATAGACCGATGTGTATGTACAAGTGTAAATACACAATTGAGAAAGAGACATAAACACTTCGGAATACTGATTACCTCTGAAAGGAAGAGTGAGAATGAGACTGGGAAGTGGAGtagtcagaaaataaagaaatggagctATATGTGTGAtgttcttttaatgttttaagtCCAACAGAATAGCAGCAATAACAATGCCAAAATGCTGAGATTTGTTCATTGCAAATGGTGGGCATTCATTTCATTCCTCTGTGTATTTCTCTCcttaaaatgtttgtttcaagACTGCATAATCTTTAACATTGACGAAATAAAATACAGGCTCAGAGTTCATTTAATTATACTTGCATATTGCAGGCTTGCCTTTTCTAATGCACAATTATCTTTTCTAGCACCAAGAAGAATGGCACAATAGCATGCCTCAGCTGAATGAAACCTTTATCTCCACGGTTTTGCTAATTTCTGGTGACATCGACTAGGATTTTTTACAGTGGTTATTGATTTAAAGACATTTGATTTAAAACTGAGCAGGCAATGACTTTATCCTGAATTTGTCCCTAATGTTGCTTCTGTCCCTCAGTCAGGGCACCAGTTTCTCTTCCCCCAGCTGCTCAGAGGAAGGGAGGATGGTGACTATGTTCGggcctcttccccttctccctctcatGTCCATCCTCAAAGGAGCCCTGGACCCCAATTCCACACTCCCACTGGAAGGTGCATTGTACTTTCCTCTTTGCCACTGGGATGTCCGTCTGATACAAAGAGTTTCTGGGACTGGAAATGCCCAGTACTTCAAACAAACCACTATTCATTTACAGTAAGGCAACTTTTATTGTCTAGTCTAACAAGTTTGCCTACCTTGATTCtaataataaactaataaaaagtCCGACTTCTCATTCCtagaagaaggctttctttattTCATGCCTTTTCAGCTTGAAGGGAGATAATCAACTAATGTGTATTCAAACATTTCTTGCTTTCCTGCAGAAGGAGGAAGAATAGCAAGAGCTCACTATGTTAGCACAACCTAGCATCACCTGTCTTGCTTAAAGTTATATATGGGTATTTGAAAGCAAAATATAAGTTAGAAAGTTAGCAATGGAAATGACTCATGTAAagataattatttttggctgtctaAATTGCAGGTGTTCtcaggccttcagttcagttcagttcagttcagtccatcagtcctgtctgactttttgcaaccccatgaatcgcagcacgccaggcctccatgtccgtcaccatctcccagagtgcactcaaactcatgtccatcgagtcagtgatgccatccagccatctcatcctctgtcatccccttctcctcctgccctcaatccctcccagcatcagagtcttttccaatgagtcaactcttcgcatgaggtggccaaagtactggcttcagcatcattccttccaaagaacatccagggctgatctccttcagaatggactggttggaccaaCTCCTATAAGGACACttgcttttattcctttcttctttttattccagAAACTAATGGAAGGGCTTCAGAGGAGCAGATACGGAACCATGGCTGAAGGTAAGAAACCCTCCAAATTCTCATGCTCTCTGGACACCAGGGGAAAATCACTGtcttccctcctccactccctgACCTCAAATACTGAGACAGAAGAGAAACCAATTATTTTAAACTGCAGAAGAAAAAGTTGGCTATCatgttctttgggcttccctggtggctcagctggtaaagaatccacctgcaatgaggaagagcttagttcaatccctgggttgggatgatccactggagaatggaataaCTAGCCAGTCCattattccggcctggagaattccatggactgtatactcctttcccttctccaggggatcttcccaacctagggatcaaacccaggtctcctgtattgcaggcagattctttaccagctgagccacaagggcagcccgagtatagtccatggggttgcaaagagtaggacacaactgagtgactttcactttcatcttgttgtttatcttccCTGCCATCAGCATAGCCCACACACCCAAGTGTGAAGCTCTGCCCTGCGTGGTGATGTATGggaaatgtgaaaacaaaatttcaagtCAGAAGTCAGGAGATTTGGAACCAAAATGTCTTTCCCTACCTGTGCTCAGCTGAAAAGAGGGCAGGTTCCCCATgtttgcgtgctaagtcatttcaattgtgtctgactcttggtgaccctctgggactgtagctcaccaggctcctctgtccatgggattttccaggcaacaatactggaatgagttcctatgccctcctccaggggatcttcctggcccaggaatcaaacctgggtctcttgcatcttctgtattggcaggctgcttctttaccactagcgccacctgggaagcccaaatttcccCCACAGAGATTTAGTAATCATgtttgaaaaaaatccagaatccTTAAGCAAAGGCAAGACCAACATAGAGTAAAAGGAGTAAAATAACAGATTTTAGGAGCCTAAAATGAATTTAATTCATTTGGGCTTATAAGAACTCCAGAAATCCTTGCATTCTCACTCTCTTCATCACTAGAAGACTTAGCTCTTGGTACAGACTGACCCTCACCAACACCACTTTTGTTATAATTTCCTGTAATTCTATCAGCCACATGAATGATCTTTCCAAAATATGTATTgttaaagcaagagagttccagaaaaacatctatttctgctttattgactatgccaaagcctttgactatgtggatcacaataaactgtggaaaattctgaaagagatgggaataccagaccacctgacctgcctcttgagaaacctgtatgcaggtcaggaaacaacagttagaactggacatggaacaacagactggttccaaataggaaaaggagtacgtcaaggctgtatattgtcaccctgcttatttatcttatatgcagagtacatcatgagaaacactgggctggaaaaacacacgctggaatcaagattgccaggagaaatatcaataacctcagatatgcagatgacaccacccttatggcagaaagtgaagaggaactcaaaagcctcttgatgaaagtgaaagtggagaatgataaagttggcttaaagctcaacattcagaaaacgaagatcatgatcaagtcccatcacttcatgggaaatagatggggaaacagtggaaacagtgtcagactttattttggggggctccaaaatcactgaagatggtgattgcagccatgaaattaaaagacacttactccttggaaagaaagttatgaccaacctagatagcatattgaaaagcagagacattactttgccaacaaaggttcatctagtcaaggctatggtttttcctgtggtcatgtatggatgtgagagttggactgtgaagaaagatgagcgccgaaaaattgatgcttttgaactgtggtgttggagaagactcttgagagtcccatggacttcaaggagatccaaccagtgcattctgaaggagatcagccctgggatttctttggaaggaatgatgctgaagctgaaactccagtactttggccacctcatgcaaagggttgactaattggagaagactctgatgatgggagggattggggacaggaggagaaggagacaacagaggatgagatggctggatggcatcaccgactcgatgaacgtgagtttggatgaactccgggagttggtgatggacagggaggcctggcgtgctgcaattcatggggttgcaaagagtcagacactactgagtgactgaactgaactgaactgaatgttcttaTCATCTCTTCTTCAGCCACCCATCCAGGATCATCTGTCAGACTCTGTCCCTGACATTAACCACAAGCTCACTTTCCAATATTCAAATCCCTACCCTAAGAGCAGAAACCCAGGGACATTCAGCTGGTCCTCAGTGGGAAGTCACTGAGACTCTAACATCTGAGACTTCCTTTACTCCCAGGGTTCAGATGACTGTGATGAGCAGTCTGTGTGCCTGGGAACTAGTGGGTGAAAAGCAGATGataatattttcttgtttatgaTTTATCCTCACCTCCTTGTAATTTCACCTGAGATTAGCATGAAACTGGCCTAAGTaacatcatgggaaaagcaaaggatcatttttctttccaaaaatctGTGTTTCATTGGTCCTGAAGAAGTCCTTGGAGCATCCTTCATAGTGTAGCTGTTCTGGCTTTTGGGTATGGGTCCAAGCTTGGGCTCCCAATGTGGGCTTCCTACCAGTCAAGAGCAACCTAAATTTGTATGCAAACATCTGTACGATTTTCATATCACTGTTTGGCAGAGAGAGGTCCATAGCTTTCATGAGATACCACAAAAAGTCAGTGATAGAAAAATCTTAAGAATCACTAACAAAGACAAATCTACCAACAAAGACCTTCTGTatggcacagagaactctgctcagtattctaaataatctaaataggaaaagaatttgaaaaaaaatagatagACACATAGgaatgactgaatcactttgctgtacacctgaaactgaaacAACAATGCTCATCAGCTTGTTGTtgctcattcgctcagtcatgtcctcctctgaaaccccatggactgcagaacaccaagcttccctgtccttcaccatctcccggagtttactcaaactcaagtccactgagtccatgatgccatccaaccatctcatcctttgttgtcctcttctcctcctgccttcagtctttcccaacatcagggtcttttctactgagtcagctcttctttgcagcgggtggccaaagtattggagtttcagcttcagtatcagtccctccaatgaatatgcagagttgatctcctttaggattgactggtttgatctccttgcagtccaagcaactctcaagagtcttctccacagttcgaaagcatcaaatctttggtgctcagtcttctttatggtccaactctcacatctatacaggactactgggaaaatcatagttttgactaaacagacctttgttggcatagtgatgtctctgctttttaacacactgtctaggtttgtcatagcttttcttccaaggagcaaacatcttttaatttcatggctgaagtcaccatctgcagtgattttggagcccaagaaaataaaatttctggctgtttccattgtttccccatcgatttgccatgaagtggtgggaccagtgccatgatgttagttttctgaatgttgagttttaagccagctcgtTATCTACTTcaagagtaaataaaaattttaaattaaagaaaaaaaaaaaaaagaatcactaccATggtaaaacaagaaaattctttttttaacaggCGGAATAGAACATCAGGGCTTTGAACCTTCCTCCTCATTAAGGATCATCCTGGTAGGGAAAACAGGCAGTGGGAGAAGTGCCACCGGGAACAGCATCCTCTGCCAGCCGGTGTTTGAGTCCAAGCTGGGGTCCCAGGCAGTGACCAGGAAGTGTCAGAGGGCAACAGGCATGTGGAATGGGAGGAGCATCGTGGTGGTGGACACGCCCCCCATCTTCGAGGCCGAGGCCCAGGATCAAGAGGTGTATGAGAATATCGGAGCCTGTTACCTGCTGTCGGTGCCAGGGCCCCACGTGCTGCTGCTGGTGACCCAGCTGGGGCGCTTCACCGAGCAGGACGTGGTGGCCGTGACCAGGGTGAAGGAGGTCTTTGGGGCAGGAGCTGAGAGATACATGGTCATCCTCTTCACCCACAAGGAAGACTTAGAGGGCGGATCCTTGGATGAGTACGTGGCAAACACAGACAACCTCAGGCTGAGGCGCCTGGTCCGGGAGTGCGGGCGGAGGTACTGTGCCTTCAACAACCGGGCCTTGGGGGATGAGCAGAGAGAGCAGCTGGCCCAGCTGATGGCTGTGATCGAGGGGCTGGAGCGGGAGCACCAGAGTGCCTTCCTCACCAACGAGCTCTTCTTTGATGCACAGATGCTCCTGCAGATGGGGGGTGGCGCCCATGGAGAAGGTCAGAGGCGCTACCTGGACAAGGTACGGCTGCAGGTTGCaaagcaaaagcaagacctgAAAGAGGCGGAGAGAAACTCTGCCTTCAAGGCGCTCCTCCGACTCAAAGCCTGGATCGTTTCTCATGTCAAAATATTTGTTCTTCTTGTCCTGTGCCTTTTGATTTTTCTTGCCATTGTAATTATTTTGTGTACCCATCAAGGCTGAGCATTTTCAGATGACATCTGCCGTCAGCTTCCAGTTTTTTCAGAGTCAGtatatcactaactcaatggacatgggtttgggtagactctgggaattggtgatggacagggaggcctggtgtgctgtggttcagggggtcacaaagagttagacacgactgagcgactgaactgaactgatatctatgTTGATCaggaactttattttctttttacataattTCACTTATAATTTCGCTTCCTTGCATCAGACATGCCATCCCTTTTCTTCAGTTGCTTTTTAGGTGAATAAAATCCAAAGCGGGAAAAAAATTCCCTTTCTGTTGTCTTAAAAATGGTGAAGGCAAATAATAAACTAAATGCACATCATCAAGAAACATCGAGGAGTTTGCATAAAGGAAAGTGAGTGGACTGACATGCTGTGTGAGCAAGCATCTTACCGGGGACCTACTTTTTACAGTTGAAATTGCTTATTTTATATGAAAGATACTCTGACTTCCTTGtaggttgtaaaaaaaaaaattatacactcCACAAGAGAGAAAAACTAGGATGTTCTGGGACATCTCTGGGGTGTGAAGAGGCtaggggagaaaggaagaaggcCCTGAAGACGGGGTGAGGAGGAAGATCTCCGATACTCAGCCACTGGGAAATTAAAGAACCGGAAATCCTTAGAGCAGGGCTGGATGACAGCCAGATAATAAGTGTAGGAATTCAGGCTTAGCCGGCAATCTGGTCTCCTTCAACACTCAACCATCCTCTTGAGCATGAAAGCCACCCTGGACAAGAAGGAAGTGATCTGCAAGGCTGCATTCCCTACAAGTTTAGAAATTTGAATTGCATGAACTTTTCATATGTGGCAATGAAACATTCTGCTTCTTTTGATTTATTcaccctttaaaaaatgtaaaagcccTCCTCAGCTCACAGGTTATATACAGAACTGGCCTCAGCCTTGATTTGCTCTGCAGGCTGTGGTTTGCCCACTCCCATTTTAGAGGAGATTTTCCATCATGGGTTGAGCTGGGATGTAGTGGAACATCTTGAATCCCAAGGTCAGCACAATCGTGTGTGATATCTGTAGAAATTTGGGGGAAAGGTGGCATTGCACATTTCAGTGGTAGAAAAGAGAAGCAGGCATACACTGGGGTGAAGTCTGAGCGGAGGTCACCAAATCAGTGGAAAGAGGAAATCAGATGAGGAAGGGTCTGGGTGACCCCTTGCCAACTTCTTCTATGGGATAGCTGCCCATGCCTTCATACCCTGTAGGGAAGACCCACGGTTGCACAGGCAGCCTGTGACTGGGTGGGTAAATGATGAACTCTCTGTGATGCCCAACTCATTGTCCATGTCCCTGCTGGTGATAAAGGTGTGGTTTATCTCAACAGTGCTATTCCATAACCAATTCCAACCTGTGCAAGGAGTGTTATGTGTGAGCTCCTCAAACCCTTGAAACACCAAGCATCTCAGAGTTCTCAGACCAAGGACCTCCTCCTCCGTGCGGTCTTCCCACACTGTCTGACCCAAGCTGGCCTCTCCCTTCCTTGACTTCATCCAGTTCTGCTCCACCCACACATAGCTGATTTGCCCAATGTCGGGGTCTCTGCTGGGCGCCAGGGATCTGAGAGAAGTAAGGCCAAAGGCACCTGTGTGGTAGAGGGAGGAAGGCATATAAAAATGAGGGTGAGCCGGAAGTGAGAGTCTACACAGGGAAGCAAGAGTAGCCCTCACTGGTCATGACTAAAGAAAGCCCAGGCAGGAACGAAAACCCAGTGGGCCAATGaataaattaaactaaaaatgggTGTGAGAGAAATTTGTCCGCGGTGGGATGTCAACCAGAAGGAGAGTGTGGGCTCAGGGGCAGAGGCGCCGTGGCCACGGTGAGGCCGGGGCTTCTAGAAATGTGCCGGCCCCTCCCTCCAGGACTGActtcaggcagagggagcaggcaAGCCATTCagaatcacagtaatccaagtctgtgccccaaccggTAATGCTGGGTCAGGCAGGAGATTGAGAATcactggaggaggcagggagggaccaGGCTGGGCGGGGCCCTGGGCGGGTTCAAGGGCTTTCTCCCCAAGGTTTTTAAGCAGCTTAGGAATTTCAGAAAGATCACGCTGCAGCAATGTGGCGGTTGGACTAAATAAGTGTGAGCCTAGAAACATGGCATCACACTCAGAATAAAAGAATTCTGTCTCAGCCATCCATCCGGGCCTGAGCCATAATGGGAGGTGTGGGGATGGAGAGGACATGACAGGAATGCAGACAATGAGGGGGTGAATTGACACAGAGTGGCACTGACAGCACGGTCAGGAGGGAGCCAGCTTTCTGTCGGCCTCCTGAGGACTCTGACTCCCCCCACTGCCCGGGCCCTCAGAGGACACTGGGCTGAGCAGAGGAGGGCGGAGACTTCAGATCCGGTGGAGTCGACCTTGAAGCCCTCTGGGCTGGGcagtctcctcctccctcctgggaAGTCACTGGACCAGGGAAACTCACTAAAGAAAGTATTCGGGAGCAGGGCTGCAGGAGGATGGCCTCCCTCCAGGAATGCAGATGGTTGGTTCCCAGGCCTCCCCACCTGAGAAAG
This DNA window, taken from Bos indicus isolate NIAB-ARS_2022 breed Sahiwal x Tharparkar chromosome 4, NIAB-ARS_B.indTharparkar_mat_pri_1.0, whole genome shotgun sequence, encodes the following:
- the LOC139182800 gene encoding GTPase IMAP family member 5-like isoform X1, with amino-acid sequence MEGLQRSRYGTMAEGGIEHQGFEPSSSLRIILVGKTGSGRSATGNSILCQPVFESKLGSQAVTRKCQRATGMWNGRSIVVVDTPPIFEAEAQDQEVYENIGACYLLSVPGPHVLLLVTQLGRFTEQDVVAVTRVKEVFGAGAERYMVILFTHKEDLEGGSLDEYVANTDNLRLRRLVRECGRRYCAFNNRALGDEQREQLAQLMAVIEGLEREHQSAFLTNELFFDAQMLLQMGGGAHGEGQRRYLDKVRLQVAKQKQDLKEAERNSAFKALLRLKAWIVSHVKIFVLLVLCLLIFLAIVIILCTHQG
- the LOC139182800 gene encoding GTPase IMAP family member 5-like isoform X2, encoding MAGWHHRLDERGIEHQGFEPSSSLRIILVGKTGSGRSATGNSILCQPVFESKLGSQAVTRKCQRATGMWNGRSIVVVDTPPIFEAEAQDQEVYENIGACYLLSVPGPHVLLLVTQLGRFTEQDVVAVTRVKEVFGAGAERYMVILFTHKEDLEGGSLDEYVANTDNLRLRRLVRECGRRYCAFNNRALGDEQREQLAQLMAVIEGLEREHQSAFLTNELFFDAQMLLQMGGGAHGEGQRRYLDKVRLQVAKQKQDLKEAERNSAFKALLRLKAWIVSHVKIFVLLVLCLLIFLAIVIILCTHQG